A section of the bacterium SCSIO 12696 genome encodes:
- a CDS encoding heavy metal translocating P-type ATPase, producing MTQLVLTGPSCYHCGLPVPDDTHFPAVINGVEQPMCCIGCQAVAVAIVDGGLGNFYKYRSQQQSRPEEANNDSLAAYDLPEVQEEFVHHLGDDTLRVELLVEGITCAACSWLIEHHLGRINGVQAVRVNVTTHRCWLEWDNSQVALSRLLSGLLEIGYRARPAGDEEVRRNRKQENSRALQRLGVAGIGMMQAGMLAIALYAGAFDGIEYQWQQLLRWVSLVVATPVVLFAAAPFFRAAWRSLKAFHLVMDVPVSLAIGAAYLASVWATVSGGGEVYFDSVSMFTFFLLLGRYLEMRVRHRNEQRMEGLGQLLPPVAQRVDADGEQSVPVKALRAKDFVKVAPGEVIPCDGVVVDGHSHVVEAVLTGEQNPVVKAPGDVVSAGTANSENPLLVEVQAAGKDTRLSAILQLVARAQLEKPRQLALADRLAGWFVGFVLLVSASVAWYWYQQEPAKALWVTLSVLVVTCPCALSLATPTALAVATHGMRRLGLLVSRGHVMDALLKAGRVVFDKTGTLTTGQMSVVEVVSRSGAPEQKILAIAAALEAGSRHPIARAFDDCDGGLLATAIDNRVGAGVSGIIDGVRYAIGREQYITELFGRSDELPRAPGGSEVWLLLASESRIIGWILLRDQLRSDAGQAVNQLQDAGLQVELLSGDRPVAVAALAGHLGISHWQGGISPEDKLAHVQRLQDTGETVLMVGDGINDVPVLSGADVSVAMGDAADITRIHADTVLMSGQIATLPRALQYARLTHRVIRQNLCWALAYNLLALPLAAMGLVPPWAAAIGMSASSLVVVLNALRLSRHG from the coding sequence ATGACTCAATTAGTGTTAACAGGCCCTAGTTGTTACCACTGTGGCCTGCCGGTTCCTGATGATACTCATTTCCCGGCTGTCATCAATGGCGTAGAACAGCCAATGTGTTGTATTGGCTGTCAGGCTGTGGCGGTTGCCATTGTCGACGGTGGCCTTGGCAATTTCTACAAATACCGCTCCCAGCAACAGTCCCGCCCTGAAGAAGCCAATAACGACAGCCTGGCTGCTTATGACTTGCCAGAAGTACAAGAAGAGTTTGTTCACCATTTGGGCGATGACACCCTGAGGGTGGAGCTGCTGGTGGAAGGCATCACTTGTGCAGCTTGCTCCTGGTTGATCGAACACCACCTGGGCCGTATTAACGGGGTGCAGGCGGTGCGCGTCAATGTGACCACCCATCGCTGCTGGCTGGAGTGGGATAACAGCCAAGTGGCTCTCAGTCGTTTGCTATCCGGTTTGTTGGAAATTGGTTACCGCGCCCGCCCTGCAGGGGATGAAGAGGTGCGCCGCAACCGCAAGCAGGAAAACAGCCGCGCCTTGCAGCGGTTGGGGGTGGCCGGTATCGGCATGATGCAAGCGGGTATGCTGGCTATCGCACTCTATGCCGGGGCTTTTGACGGCATCGAATACCAGTGGCAACAACTGCTGCGCTGGGTCAGCCTGGTCGTTGCCACGCCGGTGGTTTTGTTTGCTGCCGCTCCGTTTTTCCGTGCTGCCTGGCGCAGCCTGAAAGCATTTCACCTGGTGATGGATGTGCCGGTGTCGCTGGCTATTGGCGCTGCCTACCTGGCCAGTGTTTGGGCCACCGTGAGTGGGGGCGGAGAGGTGTATTTCGACTCCGTATCCATGTTTACCTTCTTCCTGCTGTTGGGTCGTTACCTGGAAATGCGGGTGCGCCACCGCAACGAACAGCGTATGGAAGGCTTGGGCCAATTGCTACCACCGGTAGCACAGCGAGTTGATGCGGATGGTGAACAGTCGGTACCGGTAAAGGCCCTGCGTGCCAAGGACTTTGTCAAAGTGGCGCCGGGAGAAGTGATTCCCTGCGATGGTGTTGTGGTCGATGGCCACAGCCATGTGGTTGAGGCAGTGCTGACCGGGGAGCAAAACCCGGTGGTGAAAGCCCCGGGTGATGTGGTCAGTGCGGGCACCGCCAACAGCGAAAACCCACTGCTGGTGGAAGTGCAGGCGGCGGGCAAAGACACTCGCTTGTCGGCCATTCTCCAATTGGTGGCTCGAGCCCAACTGGAAAAACCCAGGCAATTGGCGTTGGCAGATCGCCTGGCTGGCTGGTTTGTGGGCTTCGTGTTGCTGGTGTCGGCATCGGTTGCCTGGTATTGGTACCAGCAAGAACCTGCAAAAGCGCTTTGGGTCACCCTTTCCGTGTTGGTGGTCACCTGTCCATGCGCGCTGTCTTTGGCAACACCTACGGCTCTGGCAGTGGCGACACACGGTATGCGTCGCCTGGGTTTGTTGGTGAGTCGCGGCCATGTTATGGATGCACTGTTAAAGGCTGGCAGGGTAGTGTTCGATAAAACCGGGACACTCACCACCGGCCAAATGAGTGTTGTAGAAGTGGTGTCTCGCAGTGGAGCGCCCGAGCAAAAAATTCTGGCCATTGCCGCTGCCCTGGAAGCGGGTTCTCGTCACCCCATTGCCCGCGCTTTTGACGATTGTGATGGCGGCCTGCTGGCAACGGCTATTGATAACCGGGTGGGTGCCGGAGTGAGCGGTATTATTGATGGCGTACGCTACGCCATTGGCCGCGAGCAATACATTACCGAGTTGTTTGGCCGCAGCGATGAATTGCCACGCGCCCCCGGTGGTAGTGAAGTCTGGCTGTTGCTGGCCAGCGAATCCAGAATCATTGGTTGGATATTGTTGCGAGATCAGCTGCGTAGCGACGCAGGCCAGGCAGTGAATCAGTTACAAGATGCTGGTTTACAGGTGGAATTACTCAGCGGTGATCGCCCGGTGGCGGTGGCGGCACTGGCTGGGCACTTGGGTATCAGTCACTGGCAGGGTGGTATTTCCCCGGAAGATAAATTGGCTCATGTGCAGCGGCTTCAAGACACGGGTGAAACGGTACTGATGGTGGGTGATGGCATTAACGATGTGCCTGTTCTCAGTGGCGCCGATGTATCGGTTGCCATGGGCGATGCCGCTGATATCACGCGCATTCACGCCGATACTGTACTGATGTCTGGGCAAATTGCGACTTTGCCGAGAGCGTTGCAGTACGCTCGCCTTACCCACCGAGTGATTCGCCAAAACTTGTGCTGGGCACTGGCGTATAATCTGCTCGCATTACCGCTGGCGGCCATGGGCTTGGTGCCACCTTGGGCGGCAGCCATTGGTATGTCTGCCAGTTCACTGGTGGTGGTGCTTAATGCGCTGCGGCTGTCCCGCCACGGGTAA
- the ccoS gene encoding cbb3-type cytochrome oxidase assembly protein CcoS, whose protein sequence is MESLYLLIPVSVLLLLIGIGVYFWAVKSGQYDDLDGEGERILFDDDDTPSDSEPK, encoded by the coding sequence ATGGAAAGTCTGTACTTGCTGATTCCTGTTTCCGTCCTTTTGCTGCTGATCGGCATTGGCGTTTATTTCTGGGCGGTTAAAAGTGGCCAATACGATGATTTGGACGGGGAAGGCGAACGCATTCTGTTTGATGACGACGACACTCCCTCTGACAGTGAGCCCAAATGA
- a CDS encoding sulfite exporter TauE/SafE family protein, with the protein MIEASILAGLLAMGLSSGVHCIGMCGGIAAALGFAVDPERSSLGQRLPVLLAYNLGRVISYSIAGALVGFLGLLSRQLHGDMMVALRTLAALLLVMMALYLADWWRGLVRLEKMGAVFWRLLQPLGRRLMPVRTPGRALLLGAVWGWLPCGLVYSALALAATAGNPAASALGMAIFGLCTIPAMLAGGIFSDQLRAWLQNRTLRTVMALLLIGFAIWVFWTGAGHIITGHHGTGELHCEPWH; encoded by the coding sequence ATGATTGAAGCTTCTATCCTTGCGGGTTTGTTGGCCATGGGACTGTCCAGCGGAGTCCACTGTATCGGCATGTGCGGTGGTATTGCCGCAGCACTGGGGTTTGCAGTGGATCCAGAGCGCTCTTCTCTGGGGCAGCGCTTGCCGGTATTGCTGGCGTACAACCTGGGGCGAGTTATCAGCTACAGCATCGCCGGTGCACTGGTGGGCTTTCTGGGCTTACTCAGCCGTCAGCTGCACGGCGACATGATGGTGGCCTTGCGCACATTGGCGGCATTGCTGTTGGTGATGATGGCACTGTATCTGGCAGATTGGTGGCGGGGCTTGGTACGGTTGGAAAAAATGGGGGCAGTGTTTTGGCGTTTGCTGCAACCTTTGGGGCGACGCCTGATGCCTGTGCGTACGCCGGGCAGAGCATTGCTGCTGGGCGCCGTATGGGGCTGGTTGCCCTGTGGCTTGGTGTACAGCGCTCTGGCGCTGGCGGCTACTGCTGGCAACCCGGCGGCGTCGGCACTGGGAATGGCGATATTTGGCTTATGTACCATACCGGCCATGCTGGCCGGTGGTATTTTCTCGGATCAGTTGCGAGCCTGGCTGCAAAATCGCACATTGCGTACCGTTATGGCACTGCTATTAATCGGTTTTGCGATTTGGGTGTTTTGGACCGGCGCAGGCCATATAATAACAGGGCATCACGGCACGGGAGAGTTGCACTGCGAACCCTGGCATTAA
- a CDS encoding DUF1282 family protein has protein sequence MFNHIPGLLFNPRQEWKKIAHLSDEALKRQLPYFIVMALIPAVGFYWGTTQVGWSIIGDKVYRITEASALPLTVLFYAVIVGSVLAVGYIIHWMSRTYRGDSFRIKDFVLVGYAMTPVFIAGAFSFYPIFWLDIIIATAACSYMIYQLYIAIPLLLHVPQERGFLYASAVMMMVLVLAVIILGATVILWEMGAMPVFID, from the coding sequence ATGTTCAACCATATTCCAGGGCTATTGTTTAACCCACGCCAGGAATGGAAAAAAATTGCTCATCTTTCTGATGAAGCCCTCAAGCGTCAGCTGCCGTACTTTATTGTGATGGCACTGATTCCCGCTGTGGGTTTTTATTGGGGGACTACCCAAGTAGGCTGGTCTATTATCGGCGATAAGGTGTACCGGATTACCGAGGCCAGTGCATTGCCGCTTACCGTGCTGTTTTACGCCGTGATTGTGGGCTCGGTTCTGGCGGTTGGTTACATTATTCACTGGATGTCGCGCACCTACCGCGGTGACTCTTTCAGAATCAAAGATTTTGTATTGGTGGGCTATGCCATGACCCCGGTATTTATTGCCGGTGCCTTTAGTTTCTACCCTATCTTCTGGTTGGACATCATCATTGCTACCGCTGCCTGTAGCTACATGATCTACCAGCTTTATATCGCCATTCCCCTGCTGCTGCATGTGCCTCAAGAACGCGGCTTCCTGTATGCCAGTGCGGTAATGATGATGGTGCTGGTACTGGCAGTGATTATTCTGGGTGCCACAGTCATTCTCTGGGAAATGGGTGCGATGCCCGTTTTCATTGATTAA
- the gloA gene encoding lactoylglutathione lyase has product MRLLHTMLRVGDLDKSIEFYVDVLGMTLLRRKDYPDGRFTLAFLGYGPESEHTALELTHNWDTDSYQLGNGFGHLAIEVADVYDACEQIRAKGGNVIRDAGPMKHGTTVLAFVEDPDGYQIELLSGK; this is encoded by the coding sequence ATGCGCTTACTACACACCATGCTCAGAGTTGGCGACCTGGACAAGTCCATCGAGTTCTACGTGGATGTTTTGGGCATGACATTGCTGCGCCGTAAAGATTACCCGGATGGTCGCTTTACTTTGGCGTTTCTCGGCTATGGCCCGGAGTCTGAACACACAGCGTTGGAATTGACCCACAATTGGGATACCGACAGCTATCAACTGGGTAATGGCTTTGGCCACCTAGCCATAGAGGTGGCCGATGTTTACGATGCCTGTGAGCAGATCCGTGCCAAAGGGGGCAACGTTATTCGTGACGCAGGGCCCATGAAGCATGGAACCACCGTGCTAGCATTTGTTGAAGATCCGGACGGCTATCAAATCGAATTGCTGTCTGGAAAATAA
- a CDS encoding YdgA family protein: MKKVLTIVVILVVIAVLGGPFFTAKLARQGLEQQVALINEMPGYQAELVNYQKGWFSATTQMHVGIDETALANNPGMEEVGDLGFLMDIDIVHGPLLLRDTTGVGLVAATGTLNEDNTPALTEFRELAGLDTLMTYEQVTNLLGVSSYVVAVPAFDVADDNSEFVFGGFEVAGDYDLKSRMLTGQGALAETRVVSANSTMVFDAMTFDYDLELVNWALQLGEQNMTMPGVRVYPGKDTSSEPIMLLQNLVIVSDADYDSDETVTVKMNVALDKVNAQGMQLEGFNFDFLIERFSVKAIDQFMEMYQNAMASMADPELAQMQMAMGGMALAPEILQQSPVFAIPDLSLKLNGEPLTANARIEVHADGLDMATVTANPQPLLQKLVAGLNLEVSDGLMQQFGAFLGGQQAMMEKTETGYRVQFSMKDGAATLNGQPLPPLF, translated from the coding sequence ATGAAAAAAGTACTGACCATTGTTGTGATATTGGTGGTTATAGCGGTTCTTGGGGGGCCTTTCTTCACCGCCAAGCTGGCTCGCCAAGGGCTGGAACAACAGGTAGCGCTGATTAACGAAATGCCGGGTTATCAGGCAGAACTGGTGAATTACCAAAAAGGCTGGTTCAGTGCGACTACCCAAATGCATGTGGGTATCGATGAAACGGCTCTGGCCAATAACCCCGGTATGGAAGAAGTAGGGGATCTCGGTTTTCTGATGGACATAGACATTGTCCATGGCCCCTTGTTGCTGAGGGACACAACTGGCGTTGGTCTGGTTGCAGCCACCGGTACGCTCAATGAAGACAACACACCTGCACTCACGGAGTTTCGTGAGTTGGCGGGCCTGGACACCTTGATGACCTACGAGCAGGTGACCAACCTGCTGGGTGTGAGCAGCTATGTGGTGGCGGTTCCGGCATTTGACGTGGCCGATGACAATAGCGAGTTTGTGTTTGGTGGCTTTGAGGTTGCCGGCGATTATGACCTCAAATCCCGTATGCTGACCGGGCAAGGTGCACTGGCTGAAACCCGTGTTGTGAGTGCTAACAGCACCATGGTATTCGATGCCATGACCTTTGATTACGACCTGGAGTTGGTGAACTGGGCACTGCAGCTGGGTGAGCAGAATATGACCATGCCCGGTGTTCGCGTTTATCCAGGCAAAGACACCAGCAGTGAGCCAATAATGCTGCTGCAAAACCTAGTGATTGTCTCTGATGCTGATTACGACAGCGATGAAACCGTCACTGTAAAAATGAATGTGGCCCTGGACAAAGTGAATGCCCAAGGCATGCAGTTGGAAGGGTTTAATTTCGACTTTCTGATTGAACGCTTTAGTGTGAAAGCCATCGATCAATTTATGGAAATGTACCAAAATGCCATGGCCAGTATGGCAGACCCCGAGTTGGCTCAGATGCAAATGGCCATGGGCGGGATGGCCCTGGCACCGGAAATTTTGCAACAGTCCCCGGTATTTGCGATTCCTGACCTCAGTTTAAAACTCAATGGCGAGCCTCTAACCGCCAACGCCCGCATTGAAGTTCATGCGGACGGCTTGGACATGGCTACTGTGACGGCGAACCCCCAGCCACTGCTGCAAAAATTGGTGGCGGGGCTAAACCTGGAAGTCAGTGATGGTCTGATGCAGCAATTTGGTGCCTTTCTGGGTGGGCAACAGGCGATGATGGAAAAAACTGAAACCGGTTATCGAGTGCAATTTTCCATGAAAGACGGCGCGGCCACACTCAACGGTCAACCACTGCCGCCGTTGTTCTAA
- the ggt gene encoding gamma-glutamyltransferase, whose product MATVKTTALVCLVFLVAGGFAMAGPDRVTGVAGTTRSEVIARQGIVATSQPLATQVGLDILKQGGNAIDAAIAANAALGLMEPTGCGIGGDLYAIVWSAKDKKLYGLNASGRSPLGLSYQQLQSELKQLGRSDLPPYGMLPISVPGAVDGWFQLHDKLGGLPMSEILQPAIDYAEQGFPVSELIAHYWQLSVPRLQDQPGAFKQTFTIDGSAPKTGQLFRNPDLANTYRLLAKQGRDAFYSGEIADKIHRFMRDNGGYLRKVDLQKHRSDWVQPMSVNYRGYDVWELPPNGQGIAALQMLNILESYDLSAMGHNSPELLHLMIEAKKLAFEDRAKFYADTDFNDLPLKGLLSKAYAAERRQLIGERAAKRVDAGNPNLYQGDTIYLATADAQGNMVSLIQSNYRGMGSGVVVPGLGFGFQDRGQLFSMDPEHANAYEPGKRPFHTIIPAFVTRNGKPVISFGLMGGGMQPQGHVQVLVNMIDFGMNLQEAGDAARWQHFGSTEPTESTKAYLTSGGEVALESGVPYQTIRALMEKGHKIVYDRGGYGGYQAIRYDESNGVYYGASESRKDGQAAGY is encoded by the coding sequence ATGGCAACAGTAAAAACAACAGCACTGGTTTGTTTGGTCTTTTTAGTTGCAGGAGGGTTCGCTATGGCAGGTCCAGATCGAGTGACAGGTGTGGCGGGCACTACCCGCTCCGAGGTAATCGCCCGTCAGGGTATAGTAGCTACCAGTCAGCCGTTGGCGACTCAGGTGGGGCTGGATATTCTCAAACAGGGCGGTAATGCCATCGATGCCGCCATTGCCGCTAATGCAGCGCTTGGCTTAATGGAGCCTACAGGTTGTGGCATTGGCGGCGATCTGTACGCCATTGTGTGGTCGGCGAAAGACAAGAAACTCTATGGGCTAAATGCCAGTGGCCGCTCTCCACTGGGTTTGAGCTATCAACAGCTGCAATCTGAACTAAAGCAGCTTGGCCGTAGCGACTTACCCCCTTATGGAATGCTGCCCATATCCGTGCCCGGGGCCGTAGATGGCTGGTTTCAGTTGCACGACAAGTTGGGCGGCCTGCCCATGTCTGAAATTCTTCAGCCAGCTATTGATTACGCGGAGCAAGGGTTCCCAGTGAGTGAACTGATTGCCCACTATTGGCAACTGAGTGTGCCCCGCCTGCAGGATCAGCCCGGCGCGTTTAAACAGACTTTTACCATTGACGGCAGCGCTCCGAAAACCGGCCAACTGTTTCGTAACCCGGATTTGGCAAATACCTACAGGCTGCTGGCAAAGCAGGGCAGGGACGCATTTTATAGTGGCGAAATAGCCGACAAAATTCACCGCTTTATGCGCGACAATGGTGGCTACTTGCGCAAAGTGGATTTGCAAAAACACCGCTCGGACTGGGTGCAGCCTATGAGCGTCAATTACCGGGGCTACGATGTCTGGGAACTGCCTCCCAATGGCCAGGGTATCGCGGCGCTGCAAATGCTGAATATTCTGGAGAGCTACGATTTGTCGGCTATGGGCCACAACAGCCCAGAACTGTTGCACTTGATGATTGAGGCCAAAAAACTGGCGTTTGAAGATCGCGCCAAGTTTTACGCCGATACCGATTTTAATGACTTGCCCCTGAAGGGGTTGCTCTCCAAGGCCTACGCCGCAGAGCGCCGACAACTTATTGGCGAACGGGCCGCCAAACGGGTGGATGCGGGCAATCCTAACCTCTATCAAGGCGATACTATTTACCTCGCTACCGCAGATGCCCAAGGCAACATGGTGTCGCTGATTCAGAGCAATTATCGCGGTATGGGCTCCGGTGTAGTGGTACCGGGACTGGGGTTTGGTTTTCAGGATCGCGGCCAGCTGTTTTCCATGGATCCGGAACACGCCAACGCCTATGAGCCAGGTAAGCGCCCATTCCATACCATTATTCCCGCCTTTGTTACTCGCAATGGCAAGCCGGTTATCAGCTTTGGTTTGATGGGAGGTGGCATGCAGCCGCAAGGCCATGTACAAGTGTTGGTGAATATGATCGATTTTGGTATGAATCTGCAGGAGGCAGGGGACGCAGCTCGCTGGCAGCACTTTGGCTCTACAGAGCCGACTGAAAGCACCAAGGCCTATTTAACCAGTGGTGGCGAGGTAGCACTGGAGTCCGGTGTACCCTACCAAACCATCCGGGCCTTGATGGAAAAAGGCCACAAAATTGTCTACGACCGTGGTGGTTATGGCGGTTATCAGGCGATTCGCTATGACGAAAGCAATGGTGTTTATTACGGCGCTTCAGAATCCCGCAAAGACGGTCAGGCGGCGGGATATTAG
- a CDS encoding SirB2 family protein — MYYPLIKSAHIGFAIVSIGFFLVRAGWAWKKPALLQQRWVKVAPHINDTLLLACAIYLAATIQQYPLVHGWLTAKVIGLLAYIGFGALAIKRGRPWAAIAATLCFGYIVCVARSHQPWPF; from the coding sequence ATGTATTATCCATTGATAAAAAGTGCCCATATTGGCTTCGCGATCGTCAGTATTGGCTTTTTTCTGGTACGCGCCGGGTGGGCATGGAAAAAACCGGCGTTACTGCAGCAGCGCTGGGTTAAAGTCGCCCCTCATATCAACGACACTCTGCTATTGGCCTGTGCCATATATCTGGCAGCGACCATTCAACAGTACCCGTTGGTGCACGGCTGGCTGACAGCCAAAGTGATTGGGCTACTGGCTTATATCGGCTTTGGCGCCCTTGCCATTAAACGTGGAAGACCTTGGGCAGCCATAGCCGCCACACTGTGTTTTGGCTACATCGTTTGTGTGGCGCGCAGCCATCAGCCGTGGCCTTTTTAA
- a CDS encoding DUF3014 domain-containing protein, whose translation MNLPPDERNDSSYYYPSEKKRNRGTQALLLAIAIGVLAVGSWWATREPAPQQEPVAVAPETMIDQPIVETPTELVEPEPEVAPQPIVETPVEPTPEVEPVVLPNLDNSDSFVREAITQLNASAAGNWLKTDNLVRRATAITDGVSRGQLLQKFLPINPPKGDFLVDKQGQILSVSPKNYQRYNQLIDNLVEVEPEKMAQTLQLLQPLMEQAFGEQGYPDRTFRGALVEAIDQILATPAFEQPPELVLESVNYSFKDPQLEALSQVQKQLIRSGPDNTRKLQAYLQQLKDQLQ comes from the coding sequence ATGAACCTGCCACCGGATGAACGCAACGACTCTTCTTACTATTACCCCTCAGAAAAAAAGCGCAACCGGGGCACCCAAGCGTTACTGCTGGCCATTGCCATTGGGGTTTTGGCCGTGGGCAGTTGGTGGGCCACTCGCGAACCTGCACCTCAGCAAGAGCCCGTTGCCGTAGCGCCAGAAACAATGATCGACCAACCGATAGTGGAAACCCCTACCGAGCTGGTTGAACCGGAACCAGAAGTTGCCCCGCAGCCCATTGTCGAAACACCTGTTGAACCAACCCCTGAAGTAGAGCCGGTGGTACTTCCCAATCTCGACAACAGCGACAGCTTTGTTCGCGAAGCCATTACCCAGTTAAATGCCAGTGCTGCTGGCAATTGGTTAAAAACCGACAATTTGGTGCGCCGCGCCACTGCCATCACCGACGGTGTCAGCCGCGGCCAGTTGCTGCAAAAATTCCTGCCCATCAACCCGCCCAAGGGCGACTTCCTGGTGGATAAGCAAGGGCAAATATTGTCGGTATCTCCAAAAAATTATCAGCGCTACAACCAGTTGATTGACAACCTGGTGGAGGTGGAACCGGAAAAAATGGCGCAAACCCTGCAACTGCTGCAACCGCTTATGGAGCAGGCTTTTGGTGAGCAAGGCTATCCGGACAGAACCTTCCGAGGTGCGCTGGTAGAGGCCATCGACCAAATACTGGCCACGCCTGCCTTTGAACAGCCACCGGAGCTGGTGCTGGAATCGGTCAACTACAGTTTTAAAGACCCTCAACTGGAAGCACTGAGCCAGGTACAGAAGCAGCTGATACGCAGTGGACCAGACAATACGCGCAAATTACAGGCCTACTTACAGCAGCTGAAAGATCAGCTTCAATAA
- a CDS encoding DUF3108 domain-containing protein produces the protein MKQTVTTLALWLLLSSTLFAEQQPATNLAPEAPAITPFTATYGAKYKGMKLKAVRTLEPTENGHYRINSKASHVFFGSIKESSEFTLHEGRIRPLDYRMSRRILGIGKKESATFNWQQQLATSTYKSKSTELSLTGTELDWLGYQVQISRDLQAGADELHYQIVRRGEIKAYSFKVVGEETIDTPAGAINTVKLERINDPNKRQTTFWMAPEYDYLLVKFHRVENDGDEYALSLRSVKMAETTE, from the coding sequence ATGAAGCAAACCGTTACCACCCTGGCGCTATGGCTACTGCTGAGCTCAACCCTGTTTGCAGAACAGCAACCCGCCACAAATTTAGCACCAGAAGCACCGGCCATTACCCCGTTTACCGCCACCTACGGTGCCAAGTACAAGGGCATGAAACTCAAGGCCGTGCGCACTCTGGAGCCCACGGAAAACGGCCATTACCGCATCAACAGCAAAGCCAGCCACGTTTTTTTTGGCAGCATTAAAGAAAGCAGTGAATTCACTCTTCATGAGGGCCGGATTCGACCACTGGACTACCGCATGTCCCGGCGCATCCTCGGCATCGGCAAAAAGGAGAGTGCGACGTTTAACTGGCAACAGCAGCTCGCCACCAGTACCTACAAAAGTAAATCCACAGAATTATCGCTAACCGGGACAGAGCTGGACTGGCTCGGCTACCAAGTGCAGATATCCCGGGATTTACAGGCTGGTGCAGATGAGCTGCACTATCAAATTGTGCGCCGAGGCGAAATAAAAGCCTATTCTTTCAAGGTCGTTGGCGAAGAAACCATCGACACCCCCGCAGGTGCGATCAATACCGTCAAGCTGGAACGCATCAACGACCCCAACAAACGTCAAACCACGTTTTGGATGGCCCCGGAGTACGACTATCTACTGGTTAAATTTCACCGGGTAGAAAACGACGGCGACGAATACGCCCTATCGCTGCGCTCGGTAAAAATGGCAGAAACAACGGAGTAA
- the purN gene encoding phosphoribosylglycinamide formyltransferase, protein MPKLAVLISGSGSNLQAFIDSAADGSLGGEVAVVVSNRPDVFGLERAQQAGIATEVVDHTTYDSREAFDKALAQCIDKYQPNIVILAGFMRILTPEFIRHYHGKMLNIHPSLLPKYPGLHTHQRAIDAGDSEAGATVHFVTEELDGGPPILQARVAIEAGDTSDQLAQKVLHYEHKIYPMAASWLCNGRLSMDGNRAVLDGEPLPTSGKAFN, encoded by the coding sequence CTGCCGAAACTGGCGGTGCTGATTTCTGGCAGCGGCAGTAACCTGCAGGCGTTTATCGATAGCGCTGCGGATGGTTCATTGGGCGGTGAGGTGGCGGTTGTGGTGAGCAACCGCCCCGATGTTTTCGGCCTTGAAAGAGCACAGCAGGCAGGCATCGCCACAGAGGTAGTGGACCACACAACCTACGACAGCCGTGAAGCCTTTGATAAAGCACTGGCCCAGTGCATCGACAAATACCAGCCGAACATTGTGATTCTGGCGGGTTTTATGCGTATCTTGACCCCGGAGTTTATCCGCCATTATCACGGCAAAATGCTCAATATCCACCCGTCCTTATTGCCTAAATACCCCGGCCTGCACACTCACCAGCGAGCTATTGACGCTGGCGACAGCGAAGCGGGTGCTACCGTTCACTTTGTCACCGAAGAACTGGATGGTGGCCCCCCAATACTCCAGGCCCGGGTTGCTATAGAAGCCGGCGACACCAGCGACCAGCTGGCTCAGAAGGTGTTGCATTACGAGCACAAGATATACCCCATGGCCGCCAGTTGGCTGTGTAACGGTCGCCTGAGTATGGACGGCAATCGCGCTGTTCTTGATGGCGAGCCCCTACCCACTTCAGGTAAAGCGTTCAACTAA